The following are encoded in a window of Thamnophis elegans isolate rThaEle1 chromosome 14, rThaEle1.pri, whole genome shotgun sequence genomic DNA:
- the LITAF gene encoding lipopolysaccharide-induced tumor necrosis factor-alpha factor isoform X3, with translation MAAPSSAPPPYEELAGGSNPAPSPYPPAGRIPEKGTPDPYQPQAYGMQPQAYGMQPQAYGMQPQAYGMQPQPGQAVPPVPHQTVYIPGPLIFLDQPMQISCPACNQMIVTRISYQPGALAWLSCGGLALVGCWLGCCLIPFCVDAMQDVQHFCPCCNAYLGVHKRL, from the exons ATGGCTGCTCCTTCTTCAGCTCCTCCGCCTTACGAAGAATTGGCCGGCGGGAGTAATCCAGCTCCGTCCCCCTACCCACCTGCAGGGAGAATTCCTGAGAAGGGGACTCCGGACCCCTACCAACCCCAGGCCTATGGCATGCAACCCCAGGCCTATGGCATGCAACCCCAGGCCTATGGCATGCAACCCCAGGCCTATGGCATGCAACCCCAGCCAGGCCAAGCGGTCCCTCCAG tgcCCCACCAAACCGTTTACATCCCGGGGCCGCTGATCTTCCTGGACCAACCCATGCAGATCAGCTGTCCTGCCTGCAACCAGATGATTGTGACCCGGATCTCGTACCAGCCTGGCGCTCTGGCCTGGCTCTCCTGTGGCGGCCTCGCTCTGGTGGG GTGCTGGCTGGGCTGCTGCCTGATCCCCTTCTGCGTGGATGCTATGCAGGATGTCCAGCACTTCTGTCCCTGCTGCAACGCCTACCTGGGCGTCCACAAGCGCCTCTGA
- the LITAF gene encoding lipopolysaccharide-induced tumor necrosis factor-alpha factor isoform X1 — MRKRLFPGDEGRGFPRGKGREGEDQECGAPSCSSLWGSAVAALPPPPPGRALSPRGWPAPQLPFGLSPRNMAAPSSAPPPYEELAGGSNPAPSPYPPAGRIPEKGTPDPYQPQAYGMQPQAYGMQPQAYGMQPQAYGMQPQPGQAVPPVPHQTVYIPGPLIFLDQPMQISCPACNQMIVTRISYQPGALAWLSCGGLALVGCWLGCCLIPFCVDAMQDVQHFCPCCNAYLGVHKRL, encoded by the exons ATGAGGAAGCGCCTGTTTCCTGGGGATGAAGGCCGAGGGTTTCCGAGAGGAAAAGGGCGAGAGGGGGAGGACCAGGAGTGTGGAGCTCCCAGCTGCTCTTCCCTTTGGGGCAGCGCTGTGGCTGcgctgcccccccctcctccaggcAGGGCTCTTTCTCCGAGGGGCTGGCCAGCACCCCAGCTTCCTTTTGGCCTCTCTCCTAGAAACATGGCTGCTCCTTCTTCAGCTCCTCCGCCTTACGAAGAATTGGCCGGCGGGAGTAATCCAGCTCCGTCCCCCTACCCACCTGCAGGGAGAATTCCTGAGAAGGGGACTCCGGACCCCTACCAACCCCAGGCCTATGGCATGCAACCCCAGGCCTATGGCATGCAACCCCAGGCCTATGGCATGCAACCCCAGGCCTATGGCATGCAACCCCAGCCAGGCCAAGCGGTCCCTCCAG tgcCCCACCAAACCGTTTACATCCCGGGGCCGCTGATCTTCCTGGACCAACCCATGCAGATCAGCTGTCCTGCCTGCAACCAGATGATTGTGACCCGGATCTCGTACCAGCCTGGCGCTCTGGCCTGGCTCTCCTGTGGCGGCCTCGCTCTGGTGGG GTGCTGGCTGGGCTGCTGCCTGATCCCCTTCTGCGTGGATGCTATGCAGGATGTCCAGCACTTCTGTCCCTGCTGCAACGCCTACCTGGGCGTCCACAAGCGCCTCTGA
- the LITAF gene encoding lipopolysaccharide-induced tumor necrosis factor-alpha factor isoform X2 yields the protein MRKRLFPGDEGRGFPRGKGREGEDQECGAPSCSSLWGSAVAALPPPPPGRALSPRGWPAPQLPFGLSPRNMAAPSSAPPPYEELAGGSNPAPSPYPPAGRIPEKGTPDPYQPQAYGMQPQPGQAVPPVPHQTVYIPGPLIFLDQPMQISCPACNQMIVTRISYQPGALAWLSCGGLALVGCWLGCCLIPFCVDAMQDVQHFCPCCNAYLGVHKRL from the exons ATGAGGAAGCGCCTGTTTCCTGGGGATGAAGGCCGAGGGTTTCCGAGAGGAAAAGGGCGAGAGGGGGAGGACCAGGAGTGTGGAGCTCCCAGCTGCTCTTCCCTTTGGGGCAGCGCTGTGGCTGcgctgcccccccctcctccaggcAGGGCTCTTTCTCCGAGGGGCTGGCCAGCACCCCAGCTTCCTTTTGGCCTCTCTCCTAGAAACATGGCTGCTCCTTCTTCAGCTCCTCCGCCTTACGAAGAATTGGCCGGCGGGAGTAATCCAGCTCCGTCCCCCTACCCACCTGCAGGGAGAATTCCTGAGAAGGGGACTCCGGACCCCTACCAACCCCAG GCCTATGGCATGCAACCCCAGCCAGGCCAAGCGGTCCCTCCAG tgcCCCACCAAACCGTTTACATCCCGGGGCCGCTGATCTTCCTGGACCAACCCATGCAGATCAGCTGTCCTGCCTGCAACCAGATGATTGTGACCCGGATCTCGTACCAGCCTGGCGCTCTGGCCTGGCTCTCCTGTGGCGGCCTCGCTCTGGTGGG GTGCTGGCTGGGCTGCTGCCTGATCCCCTTCTGCGTGGATGCTATGCAGGATGTCCAGCACTTCTGTCCCTGCTGCAACGCCTACCTGGGCGTCCACAAGCGCCTCTGA